A genomic window from Brachyspira sp. SAP_772 includes:
- a CDS encoding dipeptidase, with amino-acid sequence MIFDAHSDVLSDVAVKTLKGENNILKKYHYDNLVKGKVGGSIFVVWVERKNYERAFERANEILECFKKELNYCSDIIEVVKSYDEMIEAQNKNKFYAFLGFEGLMHIDDNIDILDSYYNDYGVRHASLTWNEENKLATGARGDSSRGLTELGKNVIKKMNDKGMIVDVSHLNDKSFFDVANITNSPIIASHSNSRKLCGSMRNLTDEQLKVIRDLNGVVGLNCYKDFVDEDKDKQTIERAVDHIKYIADTIGTNHIGLGFDYNEYFEDEGITGVKGLEDASKSYAILEKLKEAGFNSDEIEKIEYKNFHRVIKTVIK; translated from the coding sequence ATGATTTTTGATGCTCATTCTGATGTTTTATCTGATGTTGCTGTAAAGACTTTGAAAGGCGAGAATAATATATTAAAAAAGTATCATTATGATAATTTGGTAAAGGGTAAGGTTGGAGGAAGTATATTTGTTGTGTGGGTTGAGAGGAAAAATTACGAGAGAGCTTTTGAGAGGGCTAATGAGATACTTGAGTGCTTTAAAAAAGAGCTTAACTATTGCAGCGATATTATAGAAGTTGTAAAAAGTTATGATGAGATGATTGAGGCACAAAACAAAAATAAGTTTTATGCTTTTTTGGGCTTTGAGGGTTTAATGCATATTGATGATAATATAGATATTCTTGATAGTTATTATAATGATTATGGTGTTAGGCATGCTAGTTTAACTTGGAATGAAGAGAATAAGCTTGCTACAGGGGCTAGGGGAGATAGCAGCAGAGGATTAACTGAACTAGGAAAAAATGTAATAAAAAAGATGAACGATAAGGGAATGATAGTTGATGTTTCTCATTTGAATGATAAATCTTTTTTTGATGTGGCTAATATTACTAACTCTCCTATAATAGCATCGCATTCAAATAGCAGAAAGTTATGCGGCAGTATGAGAAACCTTACAGATGAGCAGTTAAAAGTGATAAGGGATTTAAATGGGGTAGTGGGGCTTAATTGTTATAAAGATTTTGTAGATGAAGATAAAGATAAACAGACAATAGAGAGGGCAGTTGATCATATAAAATATATTGCAGATACTATAGGAACTAATCATATAGGGCTTGGTTTTGATTATAATGAATATTTTGAAGATGAGGGTATTACAGGAGTGAAGGGGCTTGAAGATGCTTCAAAGTCTTATGCTATATTAGAAAAACTAAAAGAAGCTGGTTTTAACAGTGATGAGATAGAAAAGATAGAATATAAAAACTTTCATAGGGTAATAAAAACTGTAATAAAATAA
- a CDS encoding RsiV family protein: protein MKALFLIALSSLFIFVSCGNSNNIQKENTAEITQLNLSENEKANNYDVVYLVSDAGEYINSEIAQNESGNFGFVYYRDINQNLNIFNVTKAGELDEGNITALSYDNKTLEGNFPSIAYPFVAKIDGKEMIFKATKTPVTGAKIIEYSYSNISPKTDDPRVFQFKTAIFALNNDTKLESIDKINLDINKDFAITDASIFNDPAKLLTYQSITSNKMTSLYDEWVKSDYISHIESYSSQFGIDFLSEKFVSINQLLYEYTGGAHGNYATINSVYSLETGNELKIEDLITDLNNSDLINLVKDKLMKIEGRDANSYFDLNELTLENNNFYLTSKGLVFTWGIYEIGHYAIGESRVLIPIEEIKPYLKDEYKTIFE from the coding sequence ATGAAAGCACTTTTTTTAATAGCGTTATCTTCTTTATTTATTTTTGTTTCATGCGGCAATTCCAATAACATTCAAAAAGAAAATACTGCAGAAATCACTCAATTAAATCTTAGCGAAAATGAAAAAGCTAATAATTATGATGTTGTTTATTTAGTTTCTGATGCAGGAGAATACATTAACTCTGAAATAGCACAAAATGAAAGTGGAAATTTTGGATTTGTGTATTACAGAGACATTAATCAAAACTTAAATATCTTCAATGTTACAAAAGCGGGCGAACTTGATGAAGGAAATATTACAGCTCTTTCTTATGACAATAAAACATTAGAAGGAAATTTCCCAAGCATAGCATATCCTTTTGTTGCAAAAATAGACGGCAAAGAAATGATTTTTAAAGCAACAAAAACTCCTGTAACAGGTGCTAAAATAATAGAATATAGCTATTCAAATATTTCACCAAAAACTGATGACCCTAGAGTATTTCAATTCAAAACTGCAATATTTGCTCTAAACAATGACACTAAATTAGAAAGTATAGACAAAATTAATTTAGACATAAATAAAGATTTTGCTATCACTGATGCAAGCATTTTCAACGACCCCGCAAAATTATTGACATATCAAAGTATTACAAGCAATAAAATGACTTCCCTTTATGATGAGTGGGTTAAGTCTGATTATATATCACATATAGAAAGCTACTCTTCACAATTTGGCATAGACTTTTTAAGTGAAAAATTTGTTTCTATCAATCAATTACTTTATGAATACACAGGCGGTGCACATGGAAACTATGCTACAATAAATAGCGTATATTCATTAGAGACAGGAAACGAATTAAAAATAGAAGATTTAATAACAGATTTAAATAATTCTGACTTGATTAATTTAGTAAAAGATAAACTTATGAAAATAGAAGGCAGAGATGCTAATTCTTATTTTGATTTAAATGAACTTACATTAGAAAATAACAATTTCTATTTAACATCAAAAGGTTTAGTATTTACTTGGGGAATATATGAAATAGGACATTATGCAATAGGTGAGTCTAGAGTGTTAATTCCTATAGAAGAAATTAAACCTTATTTAAAAGACGAATATAAGACTATATTTGAATAA
- the argC gene encoding N-acetyl-gamma-glutamyl-phosphate reductase — translation MIKVSVIGATGYAGAELIRLLLSHSKVELKNISSKSFVGKNINEVYPNLNKNLDKLLLDENEIFEDTDVVFASLPAGLSDDIANKCFEKNILFIDLGADFRLDDEEDYKNWYGKEYKYKNLHKEAIYSIPEIIKYDNVYNKKELKNAKIIGNPGCYPTSIGLALAPALVNKLIQKDDIIIDSKSGATGAGRELKLNTHYTECNEAFAPYKIAEHRHTPEIEQTLSNIYGEDIKVTFVPHLLPLNRGIVSTIYAKLENKNLKLEDIHNIYKEFYKDSAFVRVLNIGEIANLKYVKYSNYCDISLHMDNRTNKLIIVSTIDNMVKGAAGQAIQNMNIALGFKEDEGLNIIPPAF, via the coding sequence ATGATAAAGGTATCCGTTATAGGAGCAACAGGATATGCAGGTGCAGAATTAATTAGACTGCTATTATCTCATAGTAAAGTAGAATTAAAAAATATCTCTTCAAAAAGTTTTGTAGGAAAAAACATCAATGAAGTATATCCTAACTTAAACAAAAACTTAGATAAATTATTATTAGATGAAAATGAAATATTTGAAGATACTGATGTTGTATTTGCATCGCTTCCTGCAGGTTTAAGCGATGACATTGCAAATAAATGCTTTGAAAAAAATATTTTATTTATAGATTTGGGTGCTGATTTTAGATTAGATGATGAAGAAGATTATAAAAATTGGTATGGCAAAGAATATAAATATAAAAACCTACACAAAGAAGCAATTTATTCAATACCTGAAATAATTAAATATGATAATGTATATAATAAAAAAGAATTAAAGAATGCAAAAATTATAGGAAATCCCGGCTGCTATCCTACTTCTATAGGTTTGGCATTAGCCCCTGCTTTAGTAAACAAATTAATACAAAAAGATGATATTATAATTGACTCTAAATCTGGAGCTACTGGTGCAGGACGTGAATTAAAATTAAATACTCATTATACAGAATGTAATGAAGCATTTGCTCCATACAAAATTGCTGAGCATAGACACACCCCTGAAATAGAGCAAACATTATCAAACATATACGGCGAAGATATAAAAGTTACTTTCGTTCCTCATTTACTTCCATTAAACAGAGGAATAGTTTCAACAATATATGCAAAATTAGAAAATAAAAATCTTAAATTGGAAGATATACATAACATTTATAAAGAGTTTTATAAAGATTCAGCATTTGTAAGAGTATTAAATATTGGAGAGATAGCAAATTTAAAATATGTTAAATACTCAAATTACTGTGATATATCTTTGCATATGGACAACAGAACAAACAAATTAATAATAGTATCAACAATAGACAATATGGTAAAAGGGGCTGCAGGACAGGCAATACAAAACATGAATATAGCTTTAGGATTTAAAGAAGATGAAGGTTTGAATATAATACCTCCAGCTTTTTAA
- the argJ gene encoding bifunctional ornithine acetyltransferase/N-acetylglutamate synthase, with protein MIDIKQIEGGVCASEGFLANGIYAGIKKNKEKKDLAIIYSKSQCSAAAVYTQNKACGANITVSKEHLKDGKAKAIICNSGNANTCNKNGVEVAKEMCKLAAEALGINEKEVAVASTGVIGVLLPIEPIEKNIKELIDNANHSQEHAKNAAKAIMTTDTFMKEIAYEFEIDGKKVHIGGMAKGSGMIHPNMATMLAFITTDCNISSEMLQKALSEDTKSTYNMVSVDGDTSTNDMCVVLANGEAKNTLIDKEDENYKIFCKALNMTNTYLSKQMAKDGEGATKLIECEVINASDIKLARKIAKSVITSNLVKAAMFGCDMNWGRISCAIGYTDADFDINKVSINVGSKYGEMNVYKDGYGVEFDEDEALKILKEDEIKITINMNCGDSKAVAWGCDLTYDYVKINGSYRS; from the coding sequence ATGATAGATATTAAACAAATTGAAGGCGGTGTATGTGCTTCTGAAGGTTTCTTAGCGAATGGAATATATGCTGGTATAAAGAAAAATAAAGAAAAAAAAGATTTAGCAATAATTTATAGTAAAAGTCAATGTTCTGCTGCAGCAGTATATACTCAAAATAAAGCATGCGGAGCAAACATCACGGTAAGCAAAGAACATTTAAAAGACGGAAAAGCAAAAGCTATTATATGCAATTCAGGCAATGCTAATACTTGCAATAAAAACGGAGTGGAAGTAGCAAAAGAGATGTGCAAACTTGCAGCTGAAGCATTAGGTATTAATGAGAAAGAAGTTGCTGTTGCATCTACTGGAGTTATAGGAGTGCTGTTGCCAATCGAGCCTATAGAAAAAAATATAAAAGAACTTATAGACAATGCAAATCATTCTCAAGAGCATGCTAAAAATGCAGCAAAAGCTATAATGACAACTGACACATTTATGAAAGAAATAGCTTATGAGTTTGAAATTGACGGTAAAAAAGTTCATATAGGCGGAATGGCAAAAGGAAGCGGAATGATTCACCCTAATATGGCTACAATGCTCGCATTTATCACTACAGACTGCAATATATCAAGCGAAATGCTTCAAAAGGCTTTAAGCGAAGATACAAAATCTACATATAATATGGTTAGCGTTGATGGTGATACTTCTACAAATGATATGTGTGTTGTGCTTGCTAATGGTGAAGCTAAAAATACTTTAATAGATAAAGAAGATGAAAATTATAAAATATTTTGCAAAGCATTAAACATGACAAATACTTATTTATCAAAGCAAATGGCAAAAGACGGAGAAGGTGCTACAAAGTTAATAGAATGCGAAGTGATAAATGCAAGCGATATAAAATTAGCAAGAAAAATAGCAAAATCTGTTATAACATCAAATTTAGTTAAAGCTGCTATGTTTGGATGCGATATGAACTGGGGACGTATTTCATGTGCTATAGGTTATACTGATGCGGATTTTGATATAAATAAAGTTTCTATAAATGTTGGTTCAAAATATGGAGAGATGAATGTTTATAAAGACGGATATGGAGTAGAGTTTGATGAAGATGAGGCTTTAAAAATATTAAAAGAAGATGAGATAAAAATTACAATAAATATGAACTGTGGAGATAGCAAGGCTGTAGCTTGGGGCTGTGATTTAACTTATGATTATGTAAAAATTAACGGTTCTTACAGAAGTTAA
- the argB gene encoding acetylglutamate kinase, giving the protein MENISNRDKALILNQALPYIQKYTGKTVVIKYGGSAMENPELKKKVMSDVALLSTVGINVIVVHGGGKDITAMLNKIGKESKFINGLRYTDSETAEIVKMVLAGKVNKELVASLESCGGKCLGICGIDGNMFKVSKYIGETDLGFVGDVDEVDTHLLNTIITNEYIPIVATIGCDNEGNVYNINADTAAAKIAESLKAETLIYMTDTPGLLQDKDDESTLISQINIKDIDNLINNGTISGGMLPKVKHCIDAVKNGVSKVFIIDGRLCHSLLIEMFTDEGIGTMFYKD; this is encoded by the coding sequence ATGGAAAATATTTCAAATAGAGATAAAGCACTCATACTTAATCAGGCACTTCCTTATATACAAAAATATACAGGAAAAACAGTTGTAATAAAATACGGCGGAAGTGCTATGGAAAACCCTGAATTAAAAAAGAAAGTGATGAGCGATGTTGCATTGCTTTCTACTGTAGGAATAAATGTTATAGTGGTTCATGGCGGCGGAAAAGATATTACTGCTATGCTTAACAAAATAGGCAAAGAATCAAAGTTTATAAATGGATTAAGATACACTGACAGCGAAACTGCCGAAATAGTAAAAATGGTTCTTGCTGGAAAGGTTAATAAAGAGTTGGTTGCTTCTCTTGAAAGCTGCGGGGGAAAATGTTTAGGTATATGCGGTATTGACGGAAACATGTTTAAAGTGAGTAAATATATAGGTGAAACTGATTTAGGATTTGTCGGCGATGTTGATGAGGTTGATACTCATTTACTTAATACTATAATAACAAACGAATATATTCCAATAGTTGCTACTATAGGATGCGACAATGAAGGAAATGTTTATAATATTAATGCTGACACTGCTGCGGCAAAAATAGCTGAAAGTCTAAAAGCTGAAACATTAATATATATGACTGATACTCCGGGTCTCTTGCAAGATAAAGATGATGAAAGCACTTTGATAAGCCAAATAAACATTAAAGATATAGATAATCTAATAAATAACGGCACTATATCAGGAGGAATGCTCCCTAAAGTTAAGCATTGTATAGATGCGGTAAAAAATGGAGTTTCAAAAGTATTTATAATAGACGGAAGATTATGCCATTCATTATTAATAGAGATGTTTACTGATGAAGGTATAGGAACAATGTTTTATAAAGATTAA
- a CDS encoding aspartate aminotransferase family protein, with protein sequence MACKKNNNNNQNNEKLKLKKEYINNSKKYVANTYARFDLVLESGKDTKLKDVEGKEYIDLGSGIGVNSVGYVNKNWINAIVNQAKTLQHTSNLFYTKPYIDLAKKLCTTTKYDKAFFCNSGAEANESAIKCARKYSFNKYANGSKDYKRNKIVTLKNSFHGRTMATISATGQEVFHNFFFPFLEGFSFAEANNYEDTIEKLKDNACAMMMELIQGEGGVIPLDKEYVQKVQKYCEENDILFIVDEVQTGVGRTGKFLCSEHFGIKPDITTLAKGLGGGLPIGAMLMSKKCSDVFVPGDHASTFGANPVVAAGALEVLNIIDKNLLKEVEKKSKYIKSKLTKLDNVVSVDGIGLMLGIGLKEGLNAREIVEKCISKGVIPLTAKNKIRLLPPLTITDKELEKAVSILCECIG encoded by the coding sequence ATGGCATGCAAAAAAAATAATAATAATAATCAAAATAATGAAAAATTAAAATTAAAAAAAGAATATATTAATAATAGTAAAAAATATGTTGCTAACACTTATGCAAGATTTGATTTAGTTTTGGAGTCCGGAAAAGATACCAAATTAAAAGATGTAGAAGGAAAAGAGTATATTGATTTAGGAAGCGGCATTGGAGTTAATAGTGTTGGTTATGTAAATAAAAACTGGATTAATGCTATAGTAAATCAAGCTAAAACACTTCAGCACACTTCAAATCTTTTCTACACAAAGCCTTATATTGATTTGGCAAAAAAACTATGCACCACAACAAAATATGATAAAGCATTTTTCTGCAACTCTGGTGCTGAAGCAAATGAATCTGCAATTAAATGTGCAAGAAAATATTCTTTTAATAAATATGCTAATGGCAGTAAAGATTATAAAAGAAACAAAATAGTAACATTAAAAAACTCATTTCACGGCAGAACCATGGCTACAATTTCTGCTACAGGTCAGGAAGTTTTTCATAATTTCTTTTTCCCATTTTTGGAAGGCTTTTCATTTGCAGAGGCTAACAATTATGAAGACACTATAGAAAAATTAAAAGACAATGCATGTGCTATGATGATGGAGCTAATACAGGGTGAAGGCGGAGTTATACCTCTTGATAAAGAATATGTACAGAAAGTGCAAAAATATTGTGAAGAAAATGATATACTTTTTATAGTTGATGAAGTTCAAACTGGTGTTGGAAGAACAGGAAAGTTTTTATGCTCTGAACATTTTGGTATAAAACCAGACATTACTACATTAGCAAAAGGTTTAGGCGGAGGGCTTCCTATAGGAGCAATGCTTATGAGTAAAAAATGCTCTGATGTATTTGTTCCGGGGGATCATGCTTCTACATTTGGTGCTAACCCTGTTGTTGCTGCTGGTGCTTTGGAAGTATTAAACATCATAGACAAAAACCTTTTAAAAGAAGTTGAAAAAAAATCTAAATATATAAAAAGTAAATTAACAAAACTTGATAATGTTGTAAGTGTTGATGGCATAGGCTTGATGCTTGGAATAGGTTTAAAAGAAGGATTAAATGCTAGAGAGATAGTAGAAAAATGTATATCAAAAGGAGTTATCCCTCTAACAGCAAAAAATAAAATAAGACTTCTTCCTCCTCTTACAATAACTGATAAAGAATTAGAAAAAGCTGTTTCAATACTTTGTGAGTGTATAGGATAA
- a CDS encoding flavin reductase family protein gives MKNKIDVLDYASHILKETKKGIIITTKSNNKVNAMTVSWGSLGIEWGKNIFIIFVRENRYTKTLLDKNPEFAVNVPISSVDANIIKICGTKSGFNTDKIKELNLTLEEPNIISVPSIKELPLTLECKVIYKQKQDSSQIPEDIKSKFYPQDVDSSFCGANKDFHTVYYGEIVDSYIIE, from the coding sequence ATGAAAAACAAAATAGATGTTTTAGATTATGCAAGTCATATATTAAAAGAGACAAAAAAAGGAATCATTATAACAACTAAATCAAATAATAAAGTAAATGCCATGACTGTTTCTTGGGGTAGTTTGGGTATAGAATGGGGAAAGAATATATTTATAATTTTTGTGAGGGAGAATAGATATACTAAAACTCTTCTTGATAAAAATCCTGAGTTTGCTGTAAATGTTCCTATAAGCTCTGTTGATGCAAATATAATAAAAATATGCGGTACAAAATCTGGTTTTAATACAGATAAAATAAAAGAACTTAATTTAACCTTAGAAGAGCCTAATATTATTTCAGTGCCTAGTATAAAAGAATTACCTTTAACTCTTGAATGTAAAGTTATTTATAAACAGAAACAAGATAGTTCGCAAATACCAGAAGATATAAAAAGCAAATTCTATCCTCAAGATGTAGATAGTAGTTTTTGCGGTGCTAACAAAGATTTTCACACAGTTTATTATGGAGAAATAGTTGATAGCTATATTATAGAATAA
- a CDS encoding peptide ABC transporter substrate-binding protein — MIKKIFLVTLFIIFIAIGCQKTSSNAIKIRIGPEPQTIDPTLNTSIDGATYIVHTFEGLTTKDKDNKIVPGVAESWDISEDGLTYTFHIRDDAKWSDGQKVKAEDFVYSWQRAVDPIVASGYSYQLEPILNAKEITEGKMDKSNLGIKALDEKTLEVTLKAPTAYFLELTAFPTLFPIRKDIVEANPDGWTRDASTYIGNGPFIMKERRIDDRLILEKNTNYWNASTIVPNELEFILMDNPTVAIASIKDGTLDYGGSPPVQEIEALRNEGFIQTNVSLGIYFYMINCTNEVLKDPRIRQALTLAIDRNYIVKNVTKAGQIPAAAFVPYGVSDVEGDFRENGGNYYDVSEDKHQENVEKAKALLAEAGYPNGEGFPVIEFKSNQGGGNLQIFEPIQQMWKEALNIDVTFSAEEWAVFQQTRVDKNFEIAMHSWFADYNDPLTFLAMFLSYSDQNHSSYNNPEYDRLINIAMNSGDNTVRMNAFHDAEKILINDMPLIPLYFHTTTALMRPNLKGVVFDKLGMNRFFYVYREETK; from the coding sequence ATGATAAAAAAGATTTTTTTAGTAACTTTGTTTATTATTTTTATAGCTATAGGCTGCCAGAAAACTTCTTCCAATGCTATAAAAATAAGGATAGGACCCGAGCCCCAGACAATAGATCCTACATTAAACACTTCTATAGACGGAGCTACATACATAGTTCATACTTTTGAAGGTCTCACAACCAAAGATAAAGATAATAAAATTGTTCCGGGAGTTGCTGAGAGCTGGGATATAAGTGAAGATGGCTTAACTTATACATTTCATATAAGAGATGATGCTAAATGGTCTGATGGTCAAAAAGTTAAGGCTGAAGATTTTGTATATTCTTGGCAGAGAGCAGTTGACCCTATAGTTGCTAGCGGATATAGTTATCAATTAGAACCTATATTAAATGCTAAAGAGATAACCGAAGGAAAAATGGATAAATCTAATTTAGGTATAAAAGCTTTAGATGAAAAAACTTTAGAAGTAACATTAAAAGCTCCTACTGCATATTTTTTGGAATTAACAGCTTTTCCTACTTTATTTCCTATAAGAAAAGATATAGTAGAAGCTAATCCTGATGGATGGACTAGAGATGCTTCAACATATATAGGAAATGGTCCTTTTATAATGAAAGAAAGAAGAATTGATGATAGATTAATTTTAGAGAAAAATACAAATTATTGGAATGCTTCAACAATAGTACCTAATGAATTAGAATTTATACTTATGGATAACCCTACAGTTGCTATAGCAAGTATAAAAGATGGAACTTTAGATTATGGCGGATCACCTCCTGTTCAAGAAATAGAAGCACTTAGAAATGAAGGTTTTATACAAACTAATGTAAGTTTAGGTATATATTTTTATATGATTAACTGTACTAATGAAGTTCTTAAAGACCCTAGAATAAGACAGGCTTTAACTTTAGCTATTGACAGAAATTATATTGTAAAAAATGTTACTAAAGCAGGACAGATACCAGCTGCTGCTTTTGTTCCTTATGGGGTATCTGATGTTGAAGGAGATTTCAGAGAAAATGGCGGAAACTATTATGATGTAAGCGAAGATAAACATCAAGAAAACGTAGAAAAAGCAAAAGCATTATTGGCAGAAGCAGGCTATCCTAATGGTGAAGGTTTCCCTGTAATAGAGTTTAAATCCAATCAAGGCGGAGGAAATTTACAGATATTTGAACCTATACAGCAAATGTGGAAAGAAGCATTAAATATAGATGTTACTTTCTCTGCTGAGGAATGGGCAGTATTTCAACAAACAAGAGTTGATAAAAACTTTGAAATAGCTATGCATAGTTGGTTTGCTGATTATAATGACCCTCTTACATTCTTAGCTATGTTTTTAAGCTATAGTGATCAAAACCATTCAAGCTATAATAATCCTGAATATGATAGACTTATAAATATTGCTATGAATAGCGGAGATAATACTGTAAGAATGAATGCTTTTCATGATGCAGAAAAAATACTTATAAATGATATGCCTTTAATACCTTTATATTTCCATACAACAACAGCTTTAATGCGTCCTAATTTGAAAGGTGTTGTATTTGATAAATTGGGTATGAATAGATTCTTCTATGTATATAGAGAAGAAACTAAATAA
- a CDS encoding ABC transporter permease produces MFNLVLLKKEIKSNFNILIIFMGILTMYGVVMISMFDPKLGESLKQMGESMPEMFALFGMNSYSSNLMDFLINYLYSFLLIILPLVFIVLLVNRLVIRYIDKGSIAYLFATPNSRIKIISTQILSALVNIFILNLYITILYIVVSESMFKGELDIAKMIIVNIGLFALWFSFLGICILSSVSFSSTTISLWTGAGLCILFMLFQMMSRVGEKAEFFKYLSIITLFAPSKYSTDFYIFLIGVICLFFVGIITNILAVIIFNKRDISV; encoded by the coding sequence ATGTTTAATTTAGTTTTATTAAAAAAAGAGATAAAATCAAATTTCAATATATTAATAATTTTTATGGGCATATTAACAATGTATGGTGTTGTTATGATATCCATGTTTGACCCTAAACTTGGAGAGAGCTTAAAACAAATGGGGGAGAGTATGCCGGAAATGTTTGCATTATTTGGTATGAATAGTTATTCTTCAAACCTTATGGACTTTCTTATTAATTATTTATATTCGTTTTTACTTATTATACTTCCTTTAGTTTTTATTGTTTTGCTTGTTAATAGACTTGTTATAAGATATATTGATAAAGGGAGCATTGCTTATTTATTTGCAACTCCAAATTCTAGAATTAAAATAATTAGCACTCAAATATTATCTGCTCTTGTAAATATATTTATTCTTAATTTGTATATTACTATTTTGTATATTGTTGTAAGTGAATCTATGTTTAAAGGCGAGCTTGATATAGCAAAAATGATAATTGTAAATATTGGACTTTTTGCTTTATGGTTTTCTTTTTTGGGAATATGTATTTTAAGTTCTGTAAGTTTTTCTTCTACAACAATTTCACTTTGGACAGGTGCTGGACTTTGCATACTATTTATGCTTTTTCAAATGATGTCTAGGGTGGGGGAGAAGGCAGAGTTTTTTAAATATTTAAGCATCATAACATTATTTGCACCGTCTAAATACAGCACTGATTTTTATATATTTTTAATTGGTGTTATATGTTTATTTTTTGTTGGAATAATAACTAATATATTAGCGGTTATTATATTTAACAAGAGAGATATTTCTGTTTAA
- a CDS encoding ABC transporter ATP-binding protein: MSVIKVDNISKDYGGGRGVFDLSFEVNKGEIFGMLGPNGAGKTTTIRQLMGFIKSDKGCAKILDMDSFVNRENIQLKLGYLPGEIAFMDEMKGSDFIRFIAEMKSIKNKKRIKELIDLFDLDAVRKIKSMSKGTKQKIAIVCAFMNEPEVVILDEPTSGLDPLMQKKFIELILEEKRKGTTIFMSSHIFEEIEKTCDRTAILKDGKLIAIENMGELKSKKNKNFEIVFKTNEEALNFKNKISFKSELSNNIIKVSIANNQVNNFIRELSNYDILDINSSSQTLEELFLHFYSN, translated from the coding sequence ATGTCTGTAATAAAAGTAGATAATATTAGCAAAGATTATGGAGGAGGGAGAGGAGTATTTGATTTATCTTTTGAAGTAAACAAAGGTGAAATATTTGGAATGTTGGGGCCTAATGGTGCGGGGAAAACCACAACTATAAGGCAGCTAATGGGGTTTATAAAGTCTGATAAAGGGTGTGCTAAAATATTAGATATGGACTCTTTTGTTAATAGAGAAAATATACAATTGAAGCTTGGATATTTGCCCGGAGAGATTGCTTTTATGGATGAGATGAAGGGAAGCGATTTTATAAGATTTATTGCTGAAATGAAATCTATAAAAAATAAAAAAAGAATTAAAGAGCTTATAGATTTATTTGACCTTGATGCGGTTAGAAAAATAAAAAGTATGTCAAAAGGCACAAAACAAAAAATAGCTATAGTATGTGCTTTTATGAACGAGCCTGAAGTTGTTATATTAGATGAGCCTACAAGCGGACTTGACCCTTTGATGCAAAAAAAGTTTATTGAGTTGATTTTAGAAGAGAAGAGAAAAGGCACCACTATTTTTATGTCATCTCATATATTTGAAGAGATAGAAAAGACATGCGACAGAACTGCTATATTGAAAGACGGCAAACTCATAGCAATAGAGAATATGGGAGAACTAAAATCCAAAAAGAATAAAAATTTTGAAATAGTTTTTAAGACAAATGAAGAAGCATTAAATTTTAAAAATAAAATTAGTTTTAAATCAGAGCTAAGCAATAATATTATTAAAGTTTCCATTGCTAATAATCAAGTTAATAATTTTATAAGGGAACTTAGTAATTATGATATATTAGATATTAATTCTTCAAGTCAGACTTTAGAAGAGCTATTTTTGCATTTTTATAGTAATTGA